From Choloepus didactylus isolate mChoDid1 chromosome 25 unlocalized genomic scaffold, mChoDid1.pri SUPER_25_unloc1, whole genome shotgun sequence, a single genomic window includes:
- the LOC119525208 gene encoding basic proline-rich protein-like produces MAVKMLKEENGTSRDPAPAPGSQLRTPDAEPLLAQEKPPPLPSPRLCPSQLRGSRAQPQQGRLSALGPKPSFPAAPTAATRVPKALQSASPSLRARRADGLGTRPHLVVTTSNSVRGHRGTEGQRPPPIFRPLHHTLFQPLPKVLIWSQWAGKRSQGSCIKRIRGPALHKPEFYPTRGPCLRAGSPSRCWQSPDASTQPGPIYTAPQGLCSPTPSSQPAGSTQPGPVYVARPCLHSPVTSTQPRSVYTAQPRLCSLVPFGQPRRVSTARPCLHSPAASTQPGRVYAARSRLDSPAVSAARPCLHSPAASTQPDRVYAARSRLDSPAGAPQPDPVYTARRVHTAGVRGQLRGSEVGAAADPLSGPPGLTALRGAEAAPAPAGWDPGAASGVFRGHGRSEAGAGPGRHLALPPQPRPPPPPARAGSAHPVPSREPRAGWPGGGCFGVVERGNGEVGVAAKVGKQAGKTGPGAGLGENLPDRNVTSMRRPVDPPHRMTRGPDPGPQGDHAPWGCPGPALPAASGAVRTLRAEPWPVPIPSHIPQSSTTGIQSVAAVYWNRESDTHGQELPSQSKQLCHSPPAPRAPGTQKRGPDPTSAPSPPSGGQQL; encoded by the exons ATGGCGGTCAAGATGCTGAAGGAAGagaatgg caCCAGCAGAGACCCCGCCCCAGCGCCCGGCTCCCAGCTCCGCACCCCGGACGCTGAGCCCCTGCTGGCCCAGGAGAAGCCCCCGCCCTTGCCGAGTCCCCGACTGTGCCCGTCCCAGCTCCGGGGCTCCCGGGCACAGCCACAGCAGGGGCGGCTCTCGGCGCTGGGTCCTAAGCCGTCTTTCCCGGCCGCGCCCACCGCGGCCACCAGAGTCCCCAAAGCTCTGCAGTCTGCGTCCCCATCGCTCAGGGCCCGCCGGGCGGACGGGCTGGGAACGAGGCCCCATCTGGTTGTCACAACCAGCAACTCAGTGCGCGGTCACCGGGGGACAGAGG gccagaGACCCCCGCCCATCTTCAGGCCTTTGCATCACACCCTCTTCCAACCGCTCCCCAAAGTCCTCATTTGGTCGCAGTGGGCAGGAAAGCGCTCCCAGGGCAGCTGCATCAAACGCATACGGGGACCCGCTCTCCATAAACCCGAGTTCTACCCCACTCGGGGCCCCTGTCTCCGGGCTGGGTCTCCTAGCCGGTGCTGGCAAAG CCCTGATGCATCTACGCAGCCCGGACCCATCTACACAGCCCCACAGGGTCTGTGCAGCCCGACCCCATCGTCACAGCCCGCCGGGTCTACACAGCCCGGTCCTGTCTACGTAGCCCGACCCTGTCTACACAGTCCAGTCACATCTACACAGCCCCGTAGCGTCTACACAGCCCAGCCGCGTCTCTGCAGCCTGGTCCCGTTTGGACAGCCCCGCAGGGTCTCCACAGCCCGACCCTGTCTACATAGCCCAGCCGCGTCTACACAGCCCGGCCGCGTCTATGCAGCCCGGTCCCGTTTAGACAGTCCCGCAGTCTCCGCAGCCCGACCCTGTCTACACAGCCCCGCCGCGTCTACACAGCCCGACCGCGTCTATGCAGCCCGGTCCCGTTTAGACAGCCCCGCAGGAGCTCCGCAGCCCGACCCCGTCTACACAGCCCGCCGCGTCCACACGGCCGGGGTCCGTGGCCAACTGAGGGGGAGCGAGGTGGGGGCTGCAGCGGACCCACTGTCGGGCCCCCCGGGACTCACCGCGCTCCGGGGCGCCGAGGCTGCCCCCGCTCCCGCCGGCTGGGACCCGGGCGCCGCATCCGGGGTCTTTAGGGGCCACGGGCGGAGCgaggcgggggcggggccggggcggcACCTGGcgctccctccccagccccgcccccccccgccccccgctcGGGCGGGCTCTGCGCACCCCGTCCCCTCCCGCGAGCCCAGGGCAGGGTGGCCCGGG GGAGGCTGCTTCGGGGTGGTGGAGCGTGGCAACGGCGAGGTGGGCGTTGCAGCAAAGGTGGGGAAGCAGGCCGGGAAGACGGGTCccggggcagggctgggagagaACCTGCCG GACCGGAACGTCACGTCAATGAGGCGGCCCGTGGACCCTCCACACCGGATGACCAGGGGGCCTGACCCTGGACCCCAAGGTGACCATGCCCCCTGGGGCTGCCCGGGGCCGGCCCTTCCCGCGGCGAGCGGGGCCGTGCGGACGCTGAGAGCTGAGCCCTGGCCTGTGCCCATCCCCAGTCACATCCCACAAAGCAGCACTACTGGGATCCAGAGCGTGGCGGCCGTTTACTGGAACAGGGAGTCGGACACACATGGGCAGGAGCTCCCGTCCCAGAGCAAGCAGCTCTGCCACTCACCTCCAGCCCCACGAGCCCCGGGCACCCAGAAGCGGGGCCCAGACCCCACATccgccccttccccacccagcgGGGGCCAACAGCTCTAG